ACTGCTGAGCTATATTGACAGGGACAGATATTGCAACTCAGTGATGGTTGTACCAGCTACCAACCAACCACTGGGTTAAGTTCCAGTTCAGACACTTGAAATGAATGGCAGGCCAGTCCACATTGCTCCTGACCAAAGTCAAAAGACTTATTTCCTAGAAATCATTAatgattaaaaaaccccaacagtttCCTCAGAGATCAGCCTATACACATCATTTCCCATTTTTACTACTGAACAACTCTGGAATTTGGCtagtttctatttaaaattgAATATGCACAGTTTCTTAGGCTATTTAGGTGATTTTCTTTAAGGACAATTACTACATTTATTTCACTAAGTTATACTGCCTCTGCAATATGGACAAACTTTAACTACCCATAATTTTACTAGTCAAAAGAATCGTTACAATGATTTGAGGTATCTGGTCTTTCTGAACTAGTCCATATTATCAAAAGGttatttaaagattttattaaGGTAGAAGACAACAATTCCACaaagataaaggaaaagagACTCGCAGCATGCAGACTTGCTATGTAATTATCTATGTAATCTATCTATTTTACTATGTAATTATCAACTATTGTGAATTCAGAAATTCTGATGTGAAGTAGCATTGCAATTACATATAAAATTAAGTCAAGGTGAATATCAATTACAATCAATTTGATGCTTTCAATCTATAGATAACTGTGTTTAACAGATCATTGCTTTATCTGCCTAAAATTCTCAACTCACCAGCAATTTATTTGCCTAATCTGTATCTGCAGTTTATTCAGCATAAGTAAGATTTTGCTAGCAATTAGAGGATTCAGTGCTTCTCTGAAGTACACAGCATAAATTACCTGAAGGTTATGTTCAAAACATGTCAGAGATTTATTGAATAAATCCAGGAATTCTACAGTAGAATTTGATAATCCCTCACTGTTGTTCTTTAAACAATCTgtcaaagagaaagaaaaacatcaggATATTCTAATTTCTAACATTTCATAGCCAACAAGCCTCAGATACTCCACtcctgcaaaaagaaaaagagctctAGTCAACACTGTGGTTTTCTTATCTGCCTGCCACTGATGTCTCAGACCCGCTGACCTAACTCTTCATCGAGAGcatatttcagaattaattgTCCTTGATTAAGTGAAAGATGAAGACTATCATCAAGAGCTTTCTGAAGAGGGGATCGGAATTATCTTTGGACTTGAAGATAAAACAAgacattacttttattttctagcCTGCAAATCTGGCTTTGCCCAGCAACAGTAACAGCCATCTTGTGAAAGCAGAAGCACCAGTAGTGAAGATGAAACAGAGAGCATCAGGAAACAGCTAGACCATGAACACAGTAGTAGAAACCAGAGTGTAGGTTACTGTTGTTTAAGAGCTGACCATTTCACCAGTTTTGAGGGAACCTCTAAGGCTTTCCTCCCAGCCACTGGCTCAACCCTACTATGTTACTGCTtccatccatcccaccccaccccacTTCAGGTGTTCTAACCAGTCAGACCCTTGAAACCAACAGCAGTTTGGGAATTTCAGTGTTCAGCAAGAGCAAGCCAACATCCTAGAAAATTCTCCTGAAAGAAGGAAGCGCCATCACTACTGAGGGCAAGCATTCTGCTGGACACCAGGCAGGCAGTGCACAGGTCACAGATTAAGCAAGGCAGGACAGCACAGCCCACAATGCTGCTCTTGTACTGCCTTTCCAGCCTTCACAAAGGAAAAACCTTTCTGGGCTCTCAAAGGAATttgcagcaaacacagcagcttttACACTCAACTCCATAGTGCTATTCCCTTGTTTTACAACAGACCTACTAGCATAAGGTCCCACTTCCCACACCAGGGGAATGGCAAAAAAGCCACAATTTAGCTGTAAGCATGACACAGCACCATCAGCATGGGCACAGGGAGATATAGGGATAGACTTGGACACACTCCACCCATAAAACGAAATCAAAAGCACAGCTGTGGAGCCAGGTGCTGTTCAACACACATAAGCATACCAAAGTTACTGACTTGACTAATAAATAAAAGTTTCTTATAcaagtctttttaaaaaatgggaaGATGGAGAATAATCTGCAATGAAGACAAGGAAAGTCTCTGGTAAGGTCTGAAGGTCACAAAGAAAATGAGCAAGACTAATTTTTGAAAGAGTAgtctaaaataaattttaatgtaaCAACTAAGTTTTCTGACAGGCCAGTACCCTTGGATTTTGGTAGTATCCTTTAATGAATAAAAAGCTCTTGTACCCTTCTTTTGAGTGGCTTTAGTTCAGAATTTTTGTGTTACCTACTGACTGTACTTAAACAAGCACGTGTAATTTTGATCAGCACAAATTTCAGGAACTAAGTCATAACAGTAGCATGAAAGCTATAGGAGTCACGTACTTGCACAGTTGGCTGCCTCCCAGGTTTCATTGAAGAAGTCAGAAAGGGTCACAATTATTTGCAGCCTGTCTGAGGTCAAGATGCTTTTGGCACAATTGTGGCTCTCAGAAgaattctggaagaaaaaagaaacaacagagaaaGCAGTCAGGTGTTAGCAATACAAAGAGAAAATTCCAAAATGTATTATAGGCAAgcacagctaaaaaaaaaaacacatttctagACAAGGCAGAGCAACTGATGGAACAATAAAAGTTTCTTGACCTTCCAATTCATATTAtgagcagcacagctcactGCATATGGTCTCTGAAGATCTACTAAGACTGTATACATGTcagtcaaaaaaagaaaagaccaGCACAGAGGCAGGTCCTCCTCTGCCAGGTAGCTCAAACCCATCCACTTCTGGGTTGCTGCCTCAGAAGCCCACCCAAGGCATGTGCAGTCAGAGAGGAGGGTGGTGGTGTTCTTACTGGACTGCAGGAACATTTGAAGGAGCTGAACCAACAGACTGgtctcaaaataaaacaaatccaaacagcagaaaacaacctGTGAAACCCCAGTACCACTGTGCTGTATCAGCAGCAAGCTTCCTCCCAGTGCAGCAATACCAGAAGCACAGTGTTCTGTGGTGGCACCCCCCAGCCTGCGGCCAGGCTGGGCTCTTGTCCTCCCAAGAAAACAGGTACCAGCTCATCTGTCTTAATCTGCCACCCAACAACCCCCAGCCCCATCTTCAAAGCAGGCACTGGCACAACTCTTGCAGCGACTTATTCTCTGGACCAAGCTCATAAAACAATGCAGAGTGATTATAAAAGCAGTTACAGAACAAACAGAAAGTATTCCTATCAGAATTCACAacaatgtttttctccctcaaagagttattttctccttcaaatcACGGATACAAAGCCATGACCTCCAGTCAGCTGACTCCTGTGCTCTAGCTCCTTGTTTCTGGCTGCTAAATTGACTTAAGCACTTCTCAAAATTGCCAAAGCTGTCAAAAGCCTCTTTGATAAGTAATGGGggacacagaagaaaataatctctttaaTGGGAGAGAGGTTCCTGTTTACAGAGCTTTGACATCTAGTTTCTGCCTCCCTTTGTTAaaacaggtttatttttaaataggaagTTTCCCTTGAGACTCAGCTGCAGAACTAGACTATCGCCACATCTGGTAACTCTGACATTCACCCGCTTTCATTTCTACCAACTCAAACAACTTTCttgcatgtttgtgtgtatgtagaAGAACTCTCCAGTTGCTTGGTAAAGACCCTTAATTGTGAAACTTCCTCATCAGATGGACTCATGAGTGGGGAAAAAGCACTTTAAATCCAAAACTGAAGCAAGTAGGCCTGTATCATGACTTAAATACATGTGggtaatttatttctttaattagcTGACTGAGGAGGATTCTACATTTCAGGGATGTCCAAAACTTAACTTGGCTGCTACTTTCATGCTGCACTATATCCACTGTAGGATGGCAAAGATAAAACCATCAGATATCCGATAACTTGTGACAGTGGACTGAGGCTGCAAGAGCTCACTCCCTTTATTTACTTGGTTACTTAAACCACACACAGAAGGAAAGCCAAATACACTTTAATACAGATGTGCCTTTCAGACGACACAGGGGACCAGTCCTCCCAGGCTGCCACTACTCAAGCACAGCAGCTCTAATGAGTTCGTAAGTACTGCAAGTACTGGGATATGTTTGGCAACCTAATCCTAGCCAAAACATCACGCTGAAAATACCCAAGGAAATTACATACTCAGTTTCTCACTTTGCCATTACTTAGTCACCAATATGAAGCAGCTTCCGtattagaaacaaataaaacaactaCAGGTTTACAAACTAAAAGAAGAGAGCACTGGCAAGATGTTTGCCCTGGAGAGCACAATTATCAAATGAACATCCGTGTGCTTTCCCAGTACAAGCACTAGGGTGGTGTAGGGAAATGAGCAGACAACACATGAAAACTGGAATGACACTTCTTCACATGCCAGGTGACTGAACTACAAAATGGCCTGCAGGAGGACACTGCAGCTCCAGAGTTTACTTGAATTTAAAGGGCAACAAATTATTCTTGTCCGCAGCGATTCTAAATACAGATTCAGAAATCCCAAGACTGGAAGCATAATCCAGGGGACTATAAACTTGCTCTCTGCTTGTCCTCTTACCCTGGCACCTCCTTCTAGCCATCATCACAGAATGAACAAAGGTTCTTTGGTCTGATGATCAGGAGTCTGACGAATGTAAACAAGACCCGGCTTCAACCAAGGTTTCCCACTGGTGGGATCCACAGACTCCAGCCAGCACACAGGACTTCCTAGTTTGCTGCCACACACTCCCATCAGCTTTGGAGGCAAAACCCACTGtgacacagctctgcacagatGATGTGCATCACTGGCCACAGCTTCAGGACCATAAATTTTCCAAGAAGTGCCAGGCAACTGAGCTCTGGCAGTGTTCCTCATTGGTGCTATATACAATCAGTGAGCCAGAGTGCTGCTTTAGCCACTGCCACATCAGCAAGAACAACTCAAGTTTTTCCACTTgcacagctttttttctgcaggtgGAGCAACTTGCTCCAGACCATGCCACGGGCTGGCAGCTCAGACTACACTACAATGCCAGGCAGCAGAAGGCTGCTGTCACTGACAGCAGTGCTTCCCAAacacccccagcccctgctAAACTGCCTTACACACCTGTGGGAGCTCACAGACTGGGAATTAAGCATTGCAGGCTGGAGATCCGCTTACTCAGAACACGGGTGCCCTGCTCTCGGCATGTCAACGGTCACACTACCAGCCGCACCAGGCCAGGCCTGACACACGCCACCCCTCCTCACCCCAGCAAGCAGCCAGGGCGCGGAGCCAAGAGAGATACCCTTCAACAGGCCGCAGGGGCATCGAAGCAGCGATGTCTCGGCATGGGGCCCTCCTGCCTGCCTTGCCGAGGACTCACAGCCATTTCCGTAGGGCCCAGCAGCACACACTGGCACGGGACTTACCTGCCTGGAAGCCCCAGAGAGGCTGTCCAGGCCTCCAGCCCGGCCCCAGTGCAGCGGGAAGAGCCGCACACTGCCTCCCTCCAGCCCGTAGCGGCCTGGCAGACCCCTCACCCGCCCGCCCGGCCCCCTGGACGCACCCCAACGGCACGGGCGATGTTGCCGTACTGTACGAGGAGCTGCCGGTAGTGGCGGTGGCAGGCCTGGCACAGCCGCACCGGGCGGGCGTTGCGGCCCAGGCAGCCCGTCAGAGCCGCGCTGCCCTCCGCGAAGTCGGCGAGGAGCTGGCGGCACTCGGGCTCCAGCTCGGGCAGGTCTCCGGGCAGCCCCGCGCCCCACAGCTCCTCCGCCAGCTCCTCCGCCTCGCCCAGCGCCTCCAGCGCCGGGAGCCGGCGCGACCCCTCGGCGGCAGCGGGGCCGAGGGCGAGCGCCAGGgcgggcagcagcaccagccagcGCAGCGGCGCCATAGCGGCCGCGCCGAGGAACCGGAAGTGCCGCCCCGAGAAGCAGCCTACCCCTGCCGCCTTCGCCGCGGCTCATTTGCTGcggcggggaggggcggggaAAGGGGCGGGGCTGCAGCGGCGTGTGCCGGTGCTGGTGCGGGGGTACCGGGGTCTCGCTGTGCTCTGTGCGGGGGGGTGACTGGAACAAGGTCAGCATCACCCAGCAGCGTGCGCTTCAAGCGTAGGACCCCAACCGTGTCCCGCGCTGCATCAAAactagtgtggccagcaggtcgcgggaggtgatcctgcccctctgctccgCTCTCTCAAGGcgtaatggctttaaactgaaagacagtagatttaggttagatagaaggaagaaattcttcactgtgagggtggtgagacactggaacaggctgccccatccctagcagtgtttaaggacaggttggatgaggACCaggagtaacctggtctaggggaaggtgtccctgcccatggcagagggttggaactggatgagcttttaaggtcccttccaacccaaaccattgtatgattctatgaaaagggGATTCAAAAGTATCTGTTGTATGCGAAGTGACTTTAAAATACgctgaaaatacagcagcaatTAGAAAAAAGTCCCAAACCAAAGAAAGAATTTATGAGGGAGGAACAAAACATCTTTCTGCAGACATAATATTTCCAATGTTTTACCTCACGCTGGATGCCTTTGTTGGTACTTGGCCCCAAACCTTCCCATGGCCATTTCTGAATAAAACCACAGCCACCAAAAGAAAATAGGAGTGAGTACAGCAGCAGGTAACCCCTTCTCCATGGGCTGtattgtagaatcacagaatcatagactggtttgggttggaaggaaccttaaaggtcatcttgttccaacccccctgctatgggcagggatgccttccactagaccaggttgctcaaagccctgtccaagctggccttaagtacttccagggatggaagTGCCAGGTTGTCTAATAACCCTCCTGTTTCAAAGGACCTTGCCCACATGCCTGTTCCATCTGACTAAAACTTTTTCCTGAGTTAGGGTTTCTTAGTGCTCTAGTCAGATATACATTGGAGAGGCAGAGCCGACCTCCCCAACTCCAGGCCGCAGTGCCTTGGGAATAATGGATCTGAGCAGGAAAGGCCTCAGGCACTTCTGCAGCTGGTTGAGTATTGCACACGTGACACTGGTGACAGGAGGCCGCACTGGCTGGTGGTGGCATGACAGTTGTGTCAGCTGCCAGGAGTTCAGCGCTGCTTGAAGTGGCTTCCTGTGCACCCAGCTGTACCCACCTCAATGTCACCTGGCCCTCCTGGTGTTACCTTGTGCCAGTCCTGCAGTAAACATCACACCATGGAAGTGTCCAGGATGGATTTGTGCTGTCAGGTGAAAACACATCAGCAAAGGTGATGATGATAAAGATGCCATCGGGCAGGCAAAGAGCGACCAGCAGAGAGCATCTGACTTCTCTGAGTGGACTGAATAACTCAGCTGTGAAGAAATGGCTTTCAAAGTAATGAAtgaaaactaatgaaaataatgtaatgaTTATGACACAGAGAATGACAGCATGGTCAAAAATGTGCCAGATTGCCTGAACTTGCAGACTGATCAGGGTGAGTGCCCTGCTTTGGGTGCTGGACTTTACCCGAGCCCTACTGCCCAATCCCTGAGCAGGCCTGGCTCTGGTTTTGGCCAAAGCCAGGCAATACCCTCCCGCACAGCTCTTCCTGGCTTGAGGACCTCATCGGGCAAGGCCACCCCATTTGAAAGCCTGAAGCTGCCTAGCTGGGGGCCATAGGGCCCGTCTGCCCCGCACTGCACTACCCTGGGGATGGGCGGCGGCAGATAGGCAGAAGGGCAGGCAGCCAATagggcaggcaggagggcagggagggcaggcaggcaggcaggcaggcagacaggcagGGCCTGCCCGCATCCCCCCAGGAGAGGGCAGCAGTACTCCCGCGCATAGTCCCACCGAggggcaggagggctggaaagGGCCCTCGGTGTGTCTCACCCCGCCCTGCCGGCATCTGCATCCCTGcgatggggagggatgggaagaCCCCCCCAGACCAGTCGCTCGCCATCCTCACCAGGGCTCTCCCTGCCGTGGGCCTTGGAGGGGTTGGCGCGGGGAAAGAGCGGCGTCCTCTTCTTGGCGGGTCTAGGAGGTGTGTTTTCCCATGTCTTGAGAGATGTTAAACATTCTCCTGCAaaagaacatgtttttcttGAGAGTAAGAAACTGGCCTCGGGGGGGGATggagagagggggagaaaagggaagaaaaggggaaaaaaaaggagagggtgttaaaaaaatacacaaaaagaaaagaaaaaaacggaaggaaaagggaaaaagaaaataaaaggaggaagaagaaagagaataagaagaaataaaaggaaagagaaaaagaaaggaaaaaagaacagaaaaagaaagaaaaagagaaagaaaaacaaaaagaaaagaagaaaaggaaaacaaacaaataaagatgaaaaaggaagaagaagacaggaaaaggaaaatttaaaaaaaaaaggaaaaaaagcttaagAGTTTTGGAAGACATCTCTGAGGCATAGCCAGAATACAAACATTTCTGGCATTAATAAATGTATTGCTGCGTAGGTCTCAGGAAGATGTCTGGTCATTAAGCACTTCATGTATTTATCAATAATGAACATGACATTACAAAGCAAAGTCAGAAAGTCACTAacttttccagctgtgtttcagaaacATGGCCTGAGAGCAGCATGGTCCTCCTCTCTGATTACAGATTAACTTTCTTGTAGTGGACAACTTGTTTGTCAAGAAACCTTGGTTAGTTTTCTTGTACAAGTAGTGCCATTACCTTTCTGCTCAGCTTCATCAAAGGGGTCATACTCACAACTAAAGTAAGCAGGATTTAGCCTTAACCAGCAAGTCTCAGAACTTTGTTATTATTTATCAGAAGTCTTGTGCAGTTATATAGTCCCAATTATCCTTGTAAACCCATCGAAGTATTTCAGTACCTGCCCTGACAACAGGTAAAGGTGTGTGTCattcagcagaagaaagagtCTTACCTTTACAATGTAGAAACAGAACACAGCAAATAAACATTGATTTCCTATGCCATCTTGATGGATATGTGGAGATAGAAGTATGAACAAGGGAAAATGAGCAGTTTGAAGCTGTGAATCTGGTTCTTCTGTTTGTCTCCCTGTTGCCTTCAGTGCCCTTTCTCCTGTGATTTGTGCTATTGTGAGCTGAGAACCAAACagttttttcaatttttattgtTATCTTCAAAGAACAATGGCTTGGATAAAGCCTTTAAACCAAAgggctggaaaagcaggaaCAGACCATAAATGTCAAGGCAGTATCAGAAAATTAAGTGATAACCTGAATGTAGGGAATGAAGAGGGAAAGGACTCAGGGACAATGGGGAGGTTGGGTGCCTGGGGAGGGGGACAGGCTTGGGAAGGGAGActgggcaggcagcagtgcagaaggcaggaggaaaggggagaagggGCTCTGCCTCTTGAGCCAAAACTGCTGCCCTGAGACAGACTGCTCATTGTCTGAAACATGGCTCAGCAAGAGCAGGGAGGTGTGAGAGCTGTCCATGACAGGTGTCTCTGGGGTTGTGGAAGTGGAAACCTTCTTTTAGTATTGACCAACTTCATCACAAAGAGGACAAAGCTCAACATCAGCAAAGGATCAGTGTGCTATGAATTCCCTGCACAACCATCCCTTGCCTATGGAAATCCTCTCTTCCCTATCTCCATTGCAGTTCTGCATGTCCCTATTAATTCATAGGGCCACTGCTGGCTCCTTCATGTGCTGGTCGTGGCTGATGGTAAAGCTGATAGTGGGTCATGCAATTCAATGGCTGTTTTCCAGAATCCACAGAGCATCTGAAAATGGTCCAGAAGACAGCTGCACATAAGTAATTAATTAAGGGCATGcacacatccccagcacagccaagaaAATTAACTTGGGAGGAAACAAATATGTTGAATAAACTATCATCATGTTGATGCATTTTTGGTTAGTTGCAAGTGAAAATCATCCCAGCAATACTGTTTAAAGGTCTGAGCCAGTTCCTATTTTCAACAGATTATGTGAGCTTTGATTAAAAATTGGTTGACAAACACTTGTCTAGCTGTAGCCAAAGCCACCATGCCTGTTAGCACTGACCCATTGGAGCACTGTTTTACTGTGTTTGTAGCAAAGAATTTGAAAGCCTTTTCACTCAGGGCAAGAAGACAGAGTCACATCTCCACTAAAGCACAAAGAATtagcaaaataataaaagggggggggggggggaacccagACCAGTTGATTTACAACCATTTCAGAGGAACCCCAAAATTTATCACTGGCTTTGCAAGTGAGATGCCAAATCCTGTCCTCCAGCCTTGGGCACTTGAAAGCAATAACGCTTCATCAGCTACTTGGGAATCAAGGAAGGGTCAAACACTTGAAATGTGAAGACACACTCAGGAACATCATTCTCTGGGTGAGTACAAGAAATTACTGTCACCAACTAGAACTTTAAGAATTTTAAACTTACAGATAATAGGTGTCAGTGCCTCATACACAATGCTTTTTTAGAAACGTTCTGCAAATTCAGGGTTTATTCCCTGAATTACCAAATGAAATGAGGAAAGACTATTAACATTAAAGTTTTCTGAAGAGCTGTTTAGTGTGTCCGTATGGCCATCTCAGCCAGGATCTCTAATGAGTTTGTCTTGGTCAATTATATGGCAAATTGTATATTATACGGCAGATGATTTGCTCACCTCATCCAAACTATCACATTCTCATTTTGGAGAATCATGAACCTCCTCCATGTCTGAGTAAGGTTTAATCAGAGTTAGATGCCACCTGGTACATCCAACTCCTCTTTATGGCTAGCTGGTTCACCTATGGGGAGTCTGAACCTCCACCCAGCATCCTCAAGGGACCAGAGTTTACTTTCCTGACCACTACTGCCCACAGAGACCTATCCAGGGCTCATCTGCAGTTTTCCATAGCCACTGCCTATGGAAAGGCTATTGTAGCCTCTGTCCCTATCCTGGAGCTAGGGTATCCAAAGGCACTGAAGCGACCTGTGATGGTGAGCCAGAAAGCCAGCGATTtccagagagagagaaaaagaagactgaaacagGACATCCATCAATTAAGCCTCTTCCTTATTTAGCTCTGTCACACTTCTGAAGAGGGAAAACAACCCCACATCTCCATATGAAGGCTGTTATTTTCTGTGAGTATATAATAGTGTAATAGCTTGAGAAATTGTAGATAAAGCCATACAATCTTTGCTTAGACTTTAAAAGTTTGCATATAATACATTCTACGAATCCAGTGCACAGAGAAATGGCATTTCCATGCACCTGTCAGAATTTTTGCTGttgaaagggggaaaaaaaaagaacattatcTTTTTAGAATCATGACTAGAAAACAATTCATGTCAGTAGGTAATCGTTCCAGATGGTAAAGATCCAGCCTGAAATAAGCTtatggggtttgttttgcagATGCGTTCTTGAGCAATTGAATGATATCACATTTAAGGTCATGGGTGTCATGCCATCTCCTTACCTATATGCATCTAATTGAGTCTTAATTGCACTGTTCGTTATGAAATTAAAGAAGAGCTGTTAGACTGGGTATCTTTTATGACAGTAAAACAGGATGATACCAAAGAAATAGCTAAGATATATATAAGGGAAAAGGACAAAAGTGGGAGGAGAAGACTTCTGAAGATAACTATGTTTAAAAGACAGCAGAAACATTAGAAGCAgcataataatgaaaatactgcaaaaaaaatcttgatCAACACAAACAGTATGAAAGGTACATTCTTTTTATATCTCACTGAGGTGTGGATGACTGCCCATGCTCAGAAATACCCAGTGAGCCAAATTCTACTTTTAGTTTCCCTGGTGTTATTGTGGTTCCATCCTGTTCTCCCTTTCAGAAGGAAGCAACCCAAAACTGTTCTTCACTTTTGCACAGATTGTTTCTTGCTACTCATGTATCTCCACTAGATTTCATCAAGTTCCAAAAGCACAGGCCTAGAACATGATttacaagggaagagaatggcCAGGCTTCAGCAGATGTAGGATCTGCTTGGGCACCCTTCAGGTTTCACTCCTTGTACTGCAGTCCCCCAGGAGGGAGTCCTCCCCTGGAGGGAGGACACCTTCCCTCCAGCAGTCTCACAGAAGCAGGAGCTCTTCCCTCTGGCATACACATGGATGGGAGTGAAGTGGTGGTGCAGGAACTGATGTGAACATCCAAAATAATTACCTCCACTGAGGGAGAACATTTTGACAGGTGTCTTCACTTCAAATATACCTGTCCTGGTGAGTTCTTTGCTTTACATCTCTTATTTATGTTGTACCTAGGTACTTCCTTTTACCCTTAGTAGTAGAAAATAATCTATCTGATTATATAATTCCTTAAtaaaagttttttctttcctttctgataGAAGATCACAGCAAGATGAGCCATAACACAAGATATCACAAACATGACATGTTATTTCAGTAAAGGTATCAAAATTTAAGGACTGACTATCCTACAGAGTTGCCATCTTACCTGAAGTACTCCCCATCTCTGTTCATTCTGagacaggggaaaagaaagaaagagtctTGGGCCCAAGACACTTATAACACTCATAACAGCAAGTTGCCTGCTggtgaggaagcagcagagacaccACTGGATGGAACAGCCAGGAGCACAATGGGTGATGTCCACTGTGGCTGCTTCCCACTCGGACACTGCACTCCAAAACAGACCAGGGGCGCTTTGCTGGTGGGAGCTTCGAGGGACCTGGGAGGAGCCAAGCCTAGGTCTCACCCAGGGTATGTCACCATTGTGGTTTCCACAAAGGGCCAAGCTTTCTCATCTGTGCATTTTCAAGTCTGCACGGCTGAGTTCACCAAGGTTGTGTGCGTGCAGAAACAGGAGCACACTCTA
This window of the Melopsittacus undulatus isolate bMelUnd1 chromosome 3, bMelUnd1.mat.Z, whole genome shotgun sequence genome carries:
- the OSTM1 gene encoding osteopetrosis-associated transmembrane protein 1 — protein: MAPLRWLVLLPALALALGPAAAEGSRRLPALEALGEAEELAEELWGAGLPGDLPELEPECRQLLADFAEGSAALTGCLGRNARPVRLCQACHRHYRQLLVQYGNIARAVGNSSESHNCAKSILTSDRLQIIVTLSDFFNETWEAANCANCLKNNSEGLSNSTVEFLDLFNKSLTCFEHNLQGQTIHLSPNNYTEVCKNCNETYKMLNDLYNNLQKMNRQGGESGHSAHLCIDVEDAMNITRKLWSRTFNCSVPCSDTVPVIAVSSFILFLPIVFYLSSFLHSKQKKRILILPKRIQSNASLVNIQEKYS